A single region of the Deltaproteobacteria bacterium genome encodes:
- a CDS encoding integration host factor subunit beta, translating into MSSTVTKSELIDRIADKLKMPSAKVEQLVNTMFDAMVGALQRGEGIEIRGFGSFTVRHYKAYEGRNPRTGEPVHVAPKRLPFFKVGKDLRERINARFQAEQAERAGATRDGAPSAEPTAADGAVADEPRGPRW; encoded by the coding sequence ATGAGCAGCACCGTCACCAAGTCCGAGCTGATCGACCGCATCGCCGACAAGCTCAAGATGCCGAGCGCCAAGGTCGAGCAGCTCGTCAACACGATGTTCGACGCGATGGTCGGTGCGCTGCAGCGCGGGGAAGGGATAGAAATCCGCGGTTTTGGCAGCTTCACCGTGCGTCATTACAAGGCGTACGAGGGCCGCAATCCGCGGACGGGCGAGCCGGTTCACGTCGCGCCGAAGCGGCTGCCGTTTTTCAAGGTCGGCAAGGACCTGCGCGAGCGCATCAACGCGCGGTTCCAGGCCGAGCAGGCCGAGCGGGCCGGGGCGACGCGCGATGGCGCGCCGTCGGCCGAGCCCACCGCCGCGGACGGTGCGGTTGCGGACGAGCCGCGCGGGCCGCGGTGGTGA
- a CDS encoding HEAT repeat domain-containing protein: MRARPTPVSNRQQARGRRAARSWSARWSEVGVFLTLTNGASSPQTRTAIGRATDRCRSSAGRAGAHLNRVFVNTVGWRSERARSRRARALVAAIAAWLALAAFPALAAADEIADLSARLASSRREKVRISAAVSLGRLKDRRAVRPLVRALRRDRSPLVRAVAAAALGYIGDPRAVPALRKAAADPEDSVRKRAREALARIDRAQSGRQVASGALSERERRARAQSIRVAPRERPSLAPAPTLYVQLKSVTDKSRRRASKRHRVWTANTMRSLLHDELQRSPEVTLDERSAVESGARHFAVDVTITNFNRRVRGPWVEIVCEVRLAVSNRRGRLLSFLTGGATVQVPKKTFKTAYEPQLRKEALENAAKSMRQDLMAYLQRELRN, translated from the coding sequence ATGCGCGCGAGGCCCACGCCTGTCAGCAACCGCCAGCAGGCGCGAGGCCGCCGCGCCGCGCGGTCGTGGTCCGCTCGATGGTCGGAGGTCGGGGTGTTTCTTACATTGACGAACGGCGCGTCGAGCCCACAGACTAGAACAGCGATCGGTCGCGCGACCGATCGCTGCCGCAGCTCGGCAGGTCGTGCGGGTGCCCATTTGAACAGAGTTTTCGTCAACACGGTCGGCTGGAGGTCGGAGCGCGCGCGGTCGCGACGCGCACGCGCGCTCGTCGCGGCGATCGCCGCGTGGCTCGCGCTGGCGGCGTTTCCGGCGCTCGCGGCCGCCGACGAGATCGCCGACCTGTCGGCGCGCCTCGCATCGTCGCGCCGCGAGAAGGTGCGCATCAGCGCCGCGGTGTCCCTCGGCCGGCTCAAGGACCGGCGCGCGGTCCGCCCGCTGGTGCGCGCGCTGCGCCGCGACCGGAGCCCGCTGGTGCGCGCGGTGGCCGCCGCCGCGCTCGGCTACATCGGCGACCCGCGCGCCGTGCCCGCGCTGCGCAAGGCCGCGGCCGATCCCGAGGATTCCGTGCGCAAGCGCGCGCGCGAAGCGCTGGCCCGCATCGACCGCGCGCAGAGCGGACGGCAGGTCGCCAGCGGCGCGCTCAGCGAGCGCGAACGGCGCGCGCGGGCGCAGTCGATCCGGGTCGCCCCGCGCGAGCGCCCGTCCCTCGCCCCGGCACCGACGCTGTACGTGCAACTAAAGAGCGTCACCGACAAGTCGCGCCGCCGCGCGTCGAAGCGCCACCGCGTGTGGACCGCGAACACGATGCGCAGCCTGCTCCACGACGAGTTGCAGCGGTCTCCGGAGGTGACGCTCGACGAGCGCAGCGCGGTCGAATCCGGCGCGCGCCACTTCGCGGTCGACGTCACCATCACGAACTTCAACCGGCGAGTGCGCGGCCCGTGGGTCGAGATCGTGTGCGAGGTGCGCCTCGCGGTGTCCAACCGGCGCGGCCGGCTGCTGTCGTTTCTCACCGGCGGCGCGACCGTGCAGGTTCCGAAAAAGACGTTCAAGACCGCGTACGAGCCGCAACTGCGCAAAGAGGCGCTCGAAAACGCTGCCAAATCGATGCGCCAGGATCTGATGGCGTACCTGCAGCGCGAGCTGCGCAACTAG